One window of Cellulomonas shaoxiangyii genomic DNA carries:
- a CDS encoding tyrosine-type recombinase/integrase, with translation MSSRVRRDKGSGSIYQRSSDGLWVGYVTLPDGPDRKRRRKVITARDRATVQRKLRDLRAELDRTGDLPTASPTLEAWLTQWLDRIAAPRLKPRTLDTYRGYVDRYLVPTIGRIRLDKLTAAHVRKVHDAVTGQGLSSTTALQAHRILAKALTDAVREGRVSRNVATLTDAPRKAVSTRGALTAEQARTLLVSVAADDYQAAAWSVALLGGLRQGERLGLTWDAVDLERGMLTISWQLQRLTWSHGCGARRKDETWPCGKVRGGSCPKREVHIPAGQEAEQVHGGLWLTRPKSRAGWRQVPMAPLLATVLSTYMDAHPAGMAGLVFADPKTGVPMDPSRDTALWDAALRAAGLPDVALHSARHTTATLLYELGVPERTRVLIMGHSSATTTAGYTHVADPLMRDAMDRLGALLSPALLEGAS, from the coding sequence ATGTCCTCACGCGTGAGGCGTGACAAGGGGTCCGGGTCGATCTACCAGCGGTCCTCGGACGGCCTGTGGGTCGGGTACGTGACGCTCCCTGACGGGCCGGACCGCAAGCGCCGGCGGAAGGTCATCACCGCCCGCGACCGCGCCACCGTCCAACGCAAGCTCCGGGACCTGCGCGCCGAGCTCGACCGCACGGGCGACCTGCCCACCGCGAGCCCCACCCTCGAGGCGTGGCTGACCCAGTGGCTCGACCGCATCGCCGCGCCCAGGCTCAAGCCGCGCACCCTCGACACCTACCGCGGCTACGTCGACCGCTACCTGGTGCCGACCATCGGGCGCATCCGGCTCGACAAGCTGACGGCGGCTCACGTGCGGAAGGTGCACGACGCCGTGACGGGTCAGGGCCTCTCGTCCACCACGGCGCTCCAGGCGCACCGCATCCTCGCCAAGGCGCTCACGGACGCGGTGCGCGAGGGGCGGGTCTCCCGCAACGTCGCGACCTTGACGGACGCACCTCGCAAGGCCGTGTCGACCCGGGGCGCACTGACCGCCGAGCAGGCGCGCACGCTGCTCGTGTCTGTGGCGGCCGACGACTACCAGGCTGCGGCGTGGTCCGTCGCGCTGCTCGGTGGGCTGCGGCAGGGGGAGCGGCTGGGCCTCACGTGGGACGCCGTGGACCTCGAGCGCGGCATGCTCACGATCTCGTGGCAGCTCCAGCGGCTCACCTGGTCCCACGGCTGCGGTGCCCGACGCAAGGACGAGACGTGGCCGTGCGGCAAGGTCCGCGGCGGCTCGTGCCCCAAGCGTGAGGTCCACATCCCCGCCGGCCAGGAGGCGGAGCAGGTCCACGGCGGGCTGTGGCTGACCCGGCCGAAGTCCCGCGCGGGGTGGCGTCAGGTGCCGATGGCGCCGCTGCTCGCCACGGTGCTGAGCACGTACATGGACGCTCACCCGGCAGGCATGGCGGGCCTGGTGTTCGCGGACCCCAAGACGGGTGTGCCGATGGACCCGAGCCGCGACACGGCCCTGTGGGACGCCGCGCTTCGTGCCGCTGGCCTGCCCGACGTCGCGCTGCACTCCGCCCGTCACACCACCGCCACGCTGCTGTACGAGCTGGGCGTGCCAGAGCGGACCCGCGTCCTCATCATGGGCCACTCGTCCGCGACGACGACGGCGGGCTACACGCACGTGGCTGACCCGCTCATGCGGGACGCGATGGACCGGCTCGGGGCGCTGCTGTCCCCGGCGCTGCTCGAGGGCGCGTCATGA
- a CDS encoding helix-turn-helix domain-containing protein, which produces MAEARRLREVEGLSHRAIAAALGVSKSTVARWVGQGGAVEVA; this is translated from the coding sequence GTGGCCGAGGCGCGGCGGCTGCGGGAGGTCGAGGGCCTGTCGCATCGAGCCATCGCGGCGGCCCTCGGGGTGAGCAAGAGCACCGTGGCCCGGTGGGTGGGGCAGGGCGGGGCGGTCGAGGTGGCGTGA
- a CDS encoding ribbon-helix-helix protein, CopG family, protein MSPNRPGTPTTTFRLDPALLAAAKTKAAERGETLSDVVRRALREYVEEER, encoded by the coding sequence GTGAGCCCCAACCGCCCCGGCACCCCCACCACCACCTTCCGCCTCGACCCCGCCCTGCTGGCGGCGGCCAAGACCAAGGCCGCCGAGCGCGGCGAGACCCTGTCCGACGTGGTGCGGCGTGCGCTGCGGGAGTACGTGGAGGAGGAGCGATGA
- a CDS encoding DUF6221 family protein, with product MSDLVEFLRARLGEDEAAFTLPEWQPDVGGDWTLSGDGFFATYWPDNTVSASIYRGDDQVATSGIVSRRSRAECQAFAEGWIREHTRVLADIEAKRQIVQTYIATLAHEQQFQGQGTASAVADGARAVAEGVVRLLALPYADHPEYRPEWAP from the coding sequence ATGAGCGACCTGGTGGAGTTCCTGCGGGCGCGGCTGGGGGAGGACGAGGCGGCGTTCACGCTCCCCGAGTGGCAGCCCGACGTCGGCGGCGACTGGACCCTCAGTGGAGACGGGTTCTTCGCGACCTACTGGCCCGACAACACGGTGTCGGCCAGCATCTATCGGGGCGACGACCAGGTGGCCACGTCAGGCATCGTTTCCCGGCGATCGCGTGCCGAGTGTCAGGCGTTTGCCGAGGGATGGATCCGTGAGCACACGCGCGTCCTCGCCGACATCGAGGCCAAGCGGCAGATCGTGCAGACCTATATCGCGACGCTCGCCCACGAGCAGCAGTTCCAGGGGCAAGGCACGGCTTCTGCGGTCGCCGATGGTGCTCGGGCGGTCGCAGAGGGCGTCGTCCGTCTGCTCGCCCTCCCGTATGCCGACCACCCCGAGTATCGGCCGGAGTGGGCGCCGTGA
- a CDS encoding FHA domain-containing protein, with translation MSASYTVGRSPQADIHVDDEYASPLHARLYQDDAGQVWVEDLASTNGTFVNDVRAPLGTPVRVGPGDTVRVGRTALPWRP, from the coding sequence GTGAGCGCGTCCTACACCGTCGGCAGGAGCCCGCAGGCCGACATCCATGTCGATGACGAGTACGCCTCACCCCTGCACGCGCGGCTCTACCAGGACGACGCCGGGCAGGTGTGGGTCGAGGATCTGGCGTCGACCAACGGCACCTTCGTCAACGACGTCCGCGCGCCCCTCGGGACACCGGTGCGCGTCGGTCCTGGCGACACCGTGCGGGTGGGCCGAACCGCGCTGCCCTGGCGCCCCTAG
- a CDS encoding BNR repeat-containing protein, with the protein MAYPPYVLTRAVSVGGAMTVEAAKSLRISLKVTSTRSLVWDETGYRFESEPAEVLSEPGTEATVVLPRTDVPGWRDGRTGALIDVSAPGSHTHTYRALLSFRDADGRTLGIPPVEVGPFVLPGGDGSTLDLDKTVPVGTVSGQVVSIPDSWSAIVAAAQKAAEDAAAALAGATTVAAEALTLARAAAPRAARPLVDIHPLPGTLWGATTQNSVSWGMDNVTTAPDGTQYAAWWSGGTRPHAIIGKRVRDEWQTFDLTTLAGDPLGFTVDLHNGLDIGVDAAGFVHLVGNVHSAPIRYVRSAAPGDITAWTVEVMVGDETEVSYPSFFKVDGALLFGFRQGGSGSGDYVLNRWGGAAWTRVAKVIDGAASGQSPYVNHVAVERAGGAHPGRMHLTWCWRRTSAVNTNHDICYAYSDDAGVTWRRSDDSAYVGPITLDTSEVGVAIPENGGLLNSMGCEVDAAGRVHTAAFRYDANGYTQIHHVWLDDTGWHSEQVTDLTYRLEMTGSTVQGTLGNTSVVTTASGRTYLIWRYRREGRRGSLRMIDLTPGDDLYGTDFAIAELELGDARPSFDTQALYERDELRILLCPGKSNGQAEEFLDDRLWYHVWGAVLVIDLSRIGLLEQGAARLPRMTTIASRGGFATENITATTPTTIGQDQSLPLIPTMLDSQVRMLLVRAFVRYSRPGGTVATIGLRQVNETTGETIDRDLTAASSGTTMRPRYGPWRPVEVYDDNTPEAVGYIQLVGSVDTGTATVGRRSLDLGAIII; encoded by the coding sequence ATGGCCTACCCCCCGTACGTCCTGACGCGGGCCGTGTCCGTCGGCGGCGCGATGACCGTGGAGGCGGCGAAGAGCCTCCGCATCTCCCTCAAGGTCACCTCGACGCGCTCCCTGGTGTGGGACGAGACGGGGTACCGGTTCGAGTCCGAGCCTGCGGAGGTGCTGTCCGAGCCGGGCACCGAGGCGACGGTCGTCCTGCCGCGCACCGACGTCCCTGGCTGGCGTGACGGGCGCACGGGTGCTCTCATCGACGTGTCCGCGCCCGGCTCTCACACGCACACGTACCGCGCGCTGCTGTCCTTCCGGGACGCGGACGGGCGCACTCTGGGCATCCCCCCGGTGGAGGTGGGCCCGTTCGTCCTGCCTGGGGGCGACGGGTCCACGCTGGACCTGGACAAGACGGTCCCCGTCGGCACCGTCTCCGGGCAGGTCGTCAGCATCCCGGACTCCTGGTCCGCGATCGTCGCCGCGGCGCAGAAGGCCGCCGAGGACGCTGCTGCCGCGCTGGCCGGGGCGACGACCGTGGCCGCCGAGGCACTGACGCTCGCCCGGGCGGCGGCACCCCGGGCGGCACGCCCGCTCGTGGACATCCACCCCCTGCCCGGCACCCTCTGGGGCGCGACCACGCAGAACAGCGTCTCGTGGGGCATGGACAACGTCACCACCGCACCGGACGGCACGCAGTACGCCGCATGGTGGTCGGGTGGCACGCGCCCTCACGCGATCATCGGCAAGCGGGTGCGTGACGAGTGGCAGACCTTCGACCTGACAACACTGGCTGGCGACCCGCTTGGCTTCACGGTCGACCTGCACAACGGCCTGGACATCGGGGTCGACGCAGCCGGGTTCGTGCACCTGGTCGGGAACGTGCACTCGGCCCCGATCCGGTACGTGCGCTCGGCGGCGCCGGGCGACATCACCGCATGGACCGTCGAGGTGATGGTCGGGGATGAGACGGAGGTCTCCTACCCGTCGTTCTTCAAGGTCGACGGCGCGCTGCTGTTCGGGTTCCGTCAGGGCGGGTCCGGCTCCGGCGACTACGTGCTGAACCGCTGGGGCGGCGCCGCATGGACGCGCGTGGCGAAGGTGATCGATGGAGCCGCGTCGGGGCAGTCGCCCTACGTCAACCACGTGGCCGTCGAGCGCGCAGGTGGCGCGCACCCCGGGCGCATGCACCTGACGTGGTGCTGGCGCAGGACGTCGGCCGTCAACACCAACCACGACATCTGCTACGCCTACAGCGACGACGCCGGTGTCACATGGCGCAGGAGCGACGACAGTGCCTACGTCGGGCCCATCACGCTCGACACATCCGAGGTCGGCGTCGCCATCCCGGAGAACGGTGGTCTGCTCAACTCGATGGGCTGCGAGGTCGACGCCGCCGGCCGCGTCCACACCGCCGCGTTCCGGTACGACGCCAATGGCTACACCCAGATCCACCACGTGTGGCTCGATGACACGGGCTGGCACTCTGAGCAGGTCACCGACCTGACCTACCGACTCGAGATGACCGGGTCGACCGTGCAGGGGACGTTGGGGAACACCTCGGTCGTGACGACCGCGTCGGGGCGCACGTACCTGATCTGGCGATACCGCCGAGAGGGCCGGCGCGGGTCGCTGCGGATGATCGACCTCACGCCGGGCGACGACCTGTACGGCACGGACTTCGCGATCGCCGAACTGGAGCTCGGGGACGCCCGCCCGTCGTTCGACACCCAGGCGCTGTACGAGCGTGACGAGCTTCGGATCCTGCTGTGCCCGGGCAAGAGCAACGGACAGGCGGAGGAGTTTCTTGACGACCGCCTGTGGTACCACGTGTGGGGCGCGGTCCTGGTGATCGACCTGTCCCGGATCGGCCTGCTGGAGCAGGGCGCCGCTCGCCTGCCGCGCATGACGACCATCGCCTCGCGCGGCGGCTTCGCGACCGAGAACATCACGGCGACCACGCCGACGACCATCGGCCAGGATCAGTCCCTGCCGCTCATCCCCACCATGCTGGATTCGCAGGTGCGGATGTTGCTCGTGCGAGCGTTCGTCCGGTATAGCCGCCCGGGCGGGACGGTCGCGACCATCGGGCTGCGACAGGTCAACGAGACGACGGGCGAGACGATCGACCGGGACCTGACGGCGGCCTCGTCCGGGACCACGATGCGCCCGCGATACGGACCGTGGCGGCCGGTCGAGGTCTATGACGACAACACCCCGGAGGCCGTCGGCTACATCCAGCTCGTCGGCTCCGTCGACACCGGCACCGCCACGGTGGGCCGGCGATCTCTCGACCTGGGCGCGATCATCATCTGA